A single region of the Nakaseomyces glabratus chromosome D, complete sequence genome encodes:
- a CDS encoding GATA-type transcription factor (CAGL0D03608g~Has domain(s) with predicted DNA binding transcription factor activity, sequence-specific DNA binding, zinc ion binding activity and role in regulation of transcription, DNA-templated) yields the protein MPLPPIYTNRFGYENSNISLPSFSELTSMLNLPRYTLPKPRIQICSHLRPRTQATTGGIDGTANNKPISAYIFMERQPQTTPKIPIVSGSSVSPGAATPYYGALPYDVSRRKLSIASLDNGIRPVNSLSPTISITPVSSYGSVPPKLASVALDNPGVPEPSFAPPSMPRINGVCSHRYKIKVTPERETSSMRARCNNSGADKLHSLSAVASALVEEECMVKTENSYPLSPDSINNSVLKSRNNSIDSLISGAIPKFDKEARNNCDGAAQELPAKASYIVSATDDVKEVPSVTLTSSATSNDVTVESQLITAERDAIILAGSQRRESQRSSGSSGSHGSALSQDSSEPKFNTIGSSIRRRKSKPGKVSKSGKNRNVFGYCLQCGKVDTPEWRNGPQGKATLCNACGLFYKKLKKYFADENMAIQFMQHRSIVDPEDRTMPKF from the coding sequence ATGCCTTTGCCTCCAATCTATACAAACCGATTTGGTTATGAAAACTCTAACATTTCTCTTCCATCATTTAGTGAGTTGACTTCGATGTTAAATCTTCCCAGGTATACCCTACCAAAACCAAGAATACAAATATGCAGTCATTTGAGACCACGGACTCAAGCAACAACGGGTGGTATAGATGGAACTGCAAATAATAAGCCTATTAGCGCTTATATATTCATGGAGCGTCAACCTCAAACTACTCCAAAGATTCCTATAGTCTCAGGCTCTTCTGTGTCGCCGGGCGCTGCCACACCATACTATGGTGCATTACCATATGACGTCAGTAGAAGGAAGTTGTCGATAGCCAGCTTGGATAATGGTATAAGGCCAGTCAACAGCTTGTCGCCAACAATCTCCATTACTCCAGTTAGTAGCTATGGGTCAGTCCCTCCAAAGTTAGCTTCTGTAGCACTGGATAATCCTGGAGTACCAGAACCATCATTTGCTCCTCCTAGTATGCCTCGCATTAATGGAGTGTGCAGTCATAGGTATAAAATTAAAGTAACGCCGGAAAGAGAGACCAGCTCCATGCGTGCCAGATGTAATAATTCTGGTGCTGATAAACTTCATTCTTTATCGGCAGTGGCAAGTGCATTAGTAGAAGAGGAATGTATGGtcaaaactgaaaatagCTACCCTTTATCACCCGATAGTATTAACAATTCTGTTCTTAAAAGCAGGAACAACAGTATTGACAGTTTAATTTCAGGAGCGATTCCCAAGTTTGATAAGGAAGCAAGAAACAATTGTGATGGTGCAGCTCAGGAATTGCCTGCCAAAGCTTCATATATTGTTTCTGCTACTGATGATGTCAAAGAAGTACCAAGTGTAACGCTCACTTCTTCTGCGACATCAAACGACGTAACTGTTGAGAGTCAACTCATTACGGCTGAGCGTGATGCTATAATCTTAGCTGGGTCTCAACGTCGTGAAAGCCAAAGAAGCTCTGGAAGCAGTGGTTCTCATGGATCAGCGTTATCCCAGGACTCTAGCGAGCCCAAATTCAACACCATTGGGTCATCGATAAGGAGGCGCAAATCCAAACCTGGCAAAGTTTCTAAGTCTGGAAAGAACAGAAACGTCTTTGGATACTGTCTGCAATGTGGGAAGGTCGATACACCTGAATGGAGAAATGGGCCGCAGGGCAAAGCTACTCTGTGTAACGCATGTGGTTTATTCTAcaaaaagttgaagaagtacTTTGCAGACGAGAACATGGCTATTCAATTTATGCAACATAGATCAATTGTTGATCCAGAGGACAGAACAATGCCCAAGTTTTAA
- the FPY1 gene encoding flavin adenine dinucleotide pyrophosphatase (CAGL0D03696g~Ortholog(s) have cytoplasm, nucleus localization), with protein MLRSVGIGLRPLIAKRYRSQMGKISAACVIIGDEILNGKVIDKNSSFFAKFCYDQGIQLNSIVTIGDDEDQIVRTIKELSKRYQFIVTTGGIGPTHDDITYESIAKCFNLQCRIDEETKKRMAMKSNPESRLDPESLKDYYRMATLPSGPDVKKYYVADDLWVPICSINQQVYIFPGIPQLFSRMLMEFLPTLECIYKLDDDKREYKRYFVKTKLSESELSRHLRNFQEEATVHSNEIKLGSYPHFGMGFNTVSILGEKKDDEYLRGLKDKIIGILNGEEISEEQESKFSNGNRI; from the coding sequence ATGCTAAGAAGTGTCGGTATTGGGTTAAGACCATTGATAGCAAAGAGGTATAGAAGTCAGATGGGAAAGATTAGTGCAGCTTGTGTGATAATCGGGGATGAAATCCTGAATGGCAAGGTTATAGACAAgaattcttcattttttgcCAAATTCTGTTATGATCAAGGTATCCAATTGAACAGTATTGTAACCATTggagatgatgaagatcaGATTGTGCGCACAATAAAAGAACTATCGAAGAGGTACCAATTTATAGTAACAACTGGTGGTATTGGTCCAACTCATGATGATATTACTTATGAGTCTATAGCTAAGTGTTTTAATTTACAATGCAGAATAGATGAGGAAACTAAGAAGAGAATGGCAATGAAATCCAATCCTGAGAGTCGCCTTGACCCGGAATCATTAAAGGATTACTATAGAATGGCAACGTTACCTTCAGGACCAGACGTCAAGAAATATTATGTGGCCGATGACCTTTGGGTGCCGATATGTTCTATCAATCAGCAAGTTTACATATTCCCAGGTATCCCGCAATTGTTTAGCCGAATGTTGATGGAATTCTTGCCAACATTAGAATGTATTTACAAACTGGACGATGACAaaagagaatataaaaGATATTTTGTTAAAACTAAGCTGTCAGAATCGGAGCTTTCACGTCATTTGAGGAATTTCCAGGAGGAAGCAACTGTACATTCGAATGAAATTAAGTTGGGTTCATATCCACATTTTGGAATGGGTTTCAACACTGTTAGCATTTTGGGggagaagaaagatgatgaatatCTGCGAGGACTAAAAGATAAGATTATAGGCATCCTTAACGGAGAAGAGATATCTGAAGAGCAAGAATCAAAATTCTCTAATGGTAATAGGATTTAG
- the SPT21 gene encoding Spt21p (CAGL0D03652g~Protein of unknown function): MDITEEQRINYMMSADTRMTLKILYSLDNGAAGSYLARSKTPHLVKVLNIPDPNAVPVGRMVTEGDGMAMLRVGAVHISSVLQEIYNNSPEVLSALDSGCGQDYNLYYRDICETDEPLVSLGLLSHIRKTVDSDRKELAGNDADEDLDEDFVVTGRVCSNLSALLRRSYSGMSKKVSSTPQETLEVKLRFTKIYNTASLKPDNEVKVRRVTKEPSLPQPKVVETTPIVNQPKQVINRNKGRVVTKHVQQMNAPPLGAANVNTNRRQTNPMPAPKAKRTQSLPIWNLKPGGSNNSYLKNSIAHKIYMADRQLDNSSNTTTVSNSVAEHESKPTDDDKVSKRFDFMLSKKKGNSGSKNVTKKSSSNSKKTTEKDNQSQNKSVKKAKAKTTEFRKPSLSINQDFNLPYPNLLGETTPQADLFINNKINDDINDKENIPPHSDSDNYDISSELDMIAFDNMTMKGDMNWLNTYDAFEYQNAHLNLQNSKGFNSTPQDANTCNTVNIENDDDDEISAGTRMDDVNINSDGYRSKSSAYAQTDIDKTSPIDNMSGSAITNLNRNSTDVDKKDKNKMVLNIEVDDDDDDDDNMNANTTSAAAMNSTPIEQSTIRKVSTTRRSISTIQEEDQDEADEDKRMSKKRKTIPSSPSMMFSYHDGSPSSEITNELFTSFINNGIEGEEDNQDTPATICPSSDPAIGQKETPLV; this comes from the coding sequence ATGGACATAACCGAAGAGCAGCGAATCAATTACATGATGTCGGCGGATACTAGGATGACACTGAAGATACTGTACTCCTTGGACAACGGGGCTGCTGGCAGCTACCTGGCGAGGTCCAAGACACCGCACCTGGTGAAAGTGCTGAATATACCAGACCCGAATGCGGTTCCCGTGGGCAGGATGGTCACGGAGGGCGATGGGATGGCTATGCTGAGAGTTGGCGCTGTGCACATATCGAGCGTCTTGCAGGAAATCTACAATAACTCCCCGGAAGTGCTCAGCGCTCTGGACTCCGGGTGCGGACAGGACTATAACTTGTACTACAGAGATATATGCGAGACGGACGAGCCGCTGGTGAGTCTGGGCTTGCTGTCGCATATAAGGAAGACAGTAGACTCTGATAGGAAAGAGCTGGCGGGCAATGACGCGGACGAGGACTTGGACGAGGACTTCGTGGTCACGGGCAGAGTGTGTTCAAACCTGTCGGCACTGTTGAGGAGGTCTTACAGCGGGATGTCCAAAAAGGTGTCGAGCACACCCCAGGAAACACTTGAAGTGAAACTGAGATTTACCAAGATATACAACACAGCGTCTTTGAAGCCAGATAATGAAGTCAAGGTACGAAGAGTGACAAAGGAGCCATCCTTACCACAACCGAAGGTGGTAGAGACCACACCTATTGTGAATCAACCAAAACAAGTCATTAATAGAAACAAAGGCAGAGTAGTAACGAAACATGTACAACAGATGAATGCACCACCCTTGGGTGCCGCTAATGTAAACACTAACAGAAGACAAACAAACCCCATGCCAGCTCCAAAGGCCAAAAGAACACAGTCCTTGCCAATATGGAATTTGAAACCTGGCGGATCAAATAACTcctatttgaaaaactctATTGCTCACAAAATATACATGGCGGATAGACAACTTGACAATAGCTCAAATACAACTACTGTGTCCAACTCGGTAGCTGAACATGAAAGCAAACCTactgatgatgataaagTGAGTAAACGGTTCGATTTTATGCTTTCCAAGAAGAAGGGCAATAGTGGCAGCAAGAACgtaacaaagaaaagttcCTCGAATTCAAAGAAGACCACTGAAAAGGATAACCAGTCTCAGAATAAAAGCGTAAAAAAGGCAAAAGCAAAGACTACCGAGTTCCGGAAGCCAAGTCTAAGTATTAATCAAGACTTTAATCTTCCGTATCCTAATTTATTGGGTGAAACAACTCCACAAGCTGACTTgtttattaataataaaattaatgatgATATAAATGACAAGGAAAACATACCTCCACATTCTGATAGTGATAATTATGATATCAGTAGTGAACTGGATATGATTGCCTTTGATAATATGACGATGAAGGGTGATATGAATTGGTTAAATACTTATGACGCAtttgaatatcaaaatgCCCACTTGAATTTACAAAACAGTAAAGGGTTTAACTCTACACCACAGGATGCAAACACCTGTAATACCGTTAATATTGagaatgatgatgatgacgagATCAGTGCTGGAACCAGGATGGATGATGTAAACATTAATAGTGATGGTTACAGGAGCAAATCTAGTGCTTATGCCCAAACTGATATTGACAAAACCTCTCCTATTGATAACATGTCTGGTTCAGCTATTACGAATCTTAACAGAAACAGTACAGACGTGGATAAAAAGGACAAGAATAAGATGGTTTTGAATATTGAGGttgacgatgatgatgatgacgatgataATATGAATGCCAACACAACTTCAGCGGCTGCTATGAACTCCACACCTATCGAGCAAAGTACGATTAGAAAGGTGTCGACAACTAGAAGAAGTATATCGAccattcaagaagaagatcaagatGAGGCTGATGAGGATAAAAGAATgtcaaagaagagaaagactATACCGTCATCACCTTCTATGATGTTTAGCTATCATGATGGTAGTCCAAGCTCCGAAATAACAAATGAGCTTTTTACCTCGTTCATAAATAATGGAATCGAAGGCGAAGAAGATAATCAAGACACACCTGCAACTATTTGTCCATCAAGTGACCCAGCTATTGGTCAGAAAGAAACCCCATTGGTCTAG
- a CDS encoding mRNA triphosphatase (CAGL0D03630g~Ortholog(s) have ATPase activity, polynucleotide 5'-phosphatase activity) — protein MKSLTYDEFVGFLGKWVTQEYKKIPLECYQQVEIEAKFGRINSKSNSTEFKESKKIIVLNNDYHMIPRISKFDFDRLRNKYINTKFNKLKKSSTKNSNNLSLSDYSVSTSLPAPLDKGRLRLNNETAKLDSLIHKEKISNILLSIPNSTYGCKISFNLEIELPKAVYINTDLDKCYRRHKLGNRISMPRSKNTLELFKVCTENRAGKTFENYEVEIELCSKNIATLIKQENNKDLEKEIRKFSNDFLEIKNTCKLKSKK, from the coding sequence ATGAAGTCTCTGACTTATGATGAATTTGTTGGTTTCTTAGGCAAATGGGTTACTCAAGAGTATAAAAAGATACCACTTGAATGCTACCAACAAGTCGAAATTGAAGCTAAATTTGGGCGCATAAATAGTAAAAGTAACAGCACAGAATTTaaagaaagtaaaaaaattattgtattGAACAATGACTACCATATGATACCCAGGATATCTAAGTTTGATTTCGATAGACTGAGGAATAAGTATATCAATacaaaattcaataaacttaaaaaatcatcaacaaaaaattcaaataacCTAAGCCTGAGTGACTATAGTGTATCCACAAGTTTACCTGCCCCATTAGACAAGGGCAGACTGCGACTTAATAACGAGACAGCTAAACTTGATTCATTAATtcataaagaaaaaatatcgAATATTCTACTATCCATTCCTAATAGTACTTACGGTTGCAAAATATCTTTTAACCTTGAAATTGAGCTTCCAAAGGCTGTATACATTAACACAGATTTAGACAAGTGCTATAGAAGGCACAAACTTGGGAATAGAATAAGCATGCCGCGAAGTAAAAATACTTTAGAGTTGTTTAAAGTATGTACAGAAAATAGAGCAGGAAAAACATTTGAAAATTATGAAGTCGAGATTGAATTGTGTTCAAAGAATATAGCAACTCTAATTAAACAGGAAAACAATAAAGATCTAGAGAAGGAAATTCGAAAATTCTCGAACGACTTTCTAGAGATTAAGAACACCTGTAAACTCAAGTCAAAAAAATAG
- the NEW1 gene encoding New1p (CAGL0D03674g~Ortholog(s) have ATP binding, ATPase activity, mRNA binding activity and role in poly(A)+ mRNA export from nucleus, ribosomal small subunit biogenesis), translated as MPPKKFAKSLDDFLGEQPQDPNLVPSPFGGYFQQKQSNYQKQRTYNKNPNVQKWNQNSNYNYNAQPYNNNQNNYNNYNNYNNYNQSQGFDANGIPINAYKYQQSAVTPNQSNGPTPSASAVSLTSLTNKLNELDVSPISGHINKLMEAQNITECKAQVAAIADEFKNTSAKSIKDWKFTDVLSKLTKSKSNPLIRESTMLLITALANVFANNSPQEAYLLPFFEFSLDMMADKETTVKRAAQHSLDALMNAFPVDALTSNVLPVILEYLASGAKWQSKLGALGVIDRIREDSPNDLLELTFKSTVPILTDVATDFKPELAKQGHKTLLDYVSILDNLDLAPRYELIVNTLQDPNKVPQSVKALSSVTFVAEVTEPALALLVPILNRSLNLSSSSQEQLRQTVIVIENLTRLVNNYIEIESYIPQLLPGVQKVVDTASLPEVRELAEKALKVLKGDDSTSSHNKDSFQGRITEEEGKQYVSDAIKKANITDETKSSFIQDEDVVEYLGKILTVDTNVNDWKRLEELFTGVFGADNEAVVNTEIIDRMRALFHQEKVKHDEDEGIEIVNTDFSLAYGSRMLLNKTNLRLIKGHRYGLCGRNGAGKSTLMRSIANGQLDGFPDKDTLKTCFVEHKLQGEEGDLDLVSFIALDEQLQTTSRDDIANALASVGFDETRRAQTVGSLSGGWKMKLELARAMLQKADILLLDEPTNHLDVANVKWLEEYLLEHTNITSLIVSHDSGFLDAVCTDIIHYENKKLIYYKGNLAKFVEQKPEAKAYYTLSDTNAQMRFPPPGILTGVKSNTRAVAKVTDVTFTYPGASTPSLSHVSCALSLSSRVAVLGPNGAGKSTLIKLLTGELVPQEGKVEKHPNLRIGYIAQHALQHVNEHKEKTANQYLQWRYQFGDDREVLLKESRKISDEEKEMMTKEIDVDDGRGKRAIEAIVGRQKLKKSFQYEIKWKWWKPKYNSWVPRDVLIEHGFEKLVQKFDDHEASREGLGYRELVPSVITKHFEDVGLDAEIANHTPLGSLSGGQLVKVVIAGAMWNNPHLLVLDEPTNYLDRDSLGALAIAIRDWSGGVVMISHNNEFVGALCPEQWIVENGTMVQKGVKDVDQSRFEDGGNANAVGLKPSSSVTDDDSPANIKVKQRKKRLTRNEKKAQAERRRLRYIEWLSSPKGTPKPVDTDDEEED; from the coding sequence ATGCCTCCAAAGAAGTTTGCTAAGAGCTTGGATGATTTCCTGGGCGAACAGCCACAGGATCCTAACCTAGTGCCTTCGCCATTCGGTGGGTACTTCCAGCAGAAGCAATCGAACTACCAGAAACAGAGGACTTACAACAAGAACCCCAACGTGCAGAAGTGGAACCAGAACAGCAATTACAACTACAATGCGCAACcttacaacaacaaccaGAACAACTAtaacaactacaacaacTATAACAACTACAATCAGTCTCAAGGGTTCGATGCCAATGGTATTCCAATCAATGCGTACAAGTACCAGCAGTCTGCGGTGACTCCAAACCAGAGTAACGGCCCTACACCATCTGCGTCTGCTGTGTCTCTGACGTCGCTGACCAATAAACTAAACGAACTGGATGTGTCTCCAATCTCTGGCCACATCAACAAGCTCATGGAGGCTCAGAACATTACTGAGTGCAAGGCACAGGTTGCTGCCATAGCTGACGAGTTCAAAAACACCAGCGCTAAGTCGATCAAGGACTGGAAGTTCACCGACGTCCTGTCCAAGCTGACCAAGAGCAAGAGCAACCCGCTGATCAGAGAATCGACGATGCTGCTGATCACCGCATTGGCTAACGTGTTTGCCAATAACAGCCCTCAGGAGGCTTACTTGCTGCCTTTCTTCGAGTTCTCTCTAGATATGATGGCTGACAAAGAGACTACCGTCAAGCGTGCTGCACAGCACTCTCTGGATGCGCTAATGAACGCTTTCCCTGTCGACGCTCTGACCTCCAATGTCCTGCCAGTGATTCTGGAATACTTGGCCTCCGGTGCCAAGTGGCAATCTAAGCTGGGTGCCCTGGGTGTCATCGACAGAATCAGAGAGGACTCTCCAAACGATCTCTTGGAACTGACTTTCAAGTCCACAGTACCAATCCTAACAGACGTCGCTACTGATTTCAAGCCAGAGCTCGCCAAGCAAGGCCACAAGACATTGCTAGACTACGTCTCCATCCTTGACAACTTGGATCTGGCCCCACGTTACGAACTTATCGTCAACACTCTACAGGATCCAAACAAGGTCCCTCAGTCCGTCAAGGCTTTGTCCAGTGTCACATTCGTGGCTGAAGTCACCGAGCCCGCTTTGGCTCTACTGGTTCCTATCCTGAACAGATCGTTgaatctttcttcttcatcccAAGAGCAATTGAGACAGACAGTCATCGTCATCGAAAACTTGACTAGATTGGTCAACAACTACATCGAAATCGAAAGCTACATTCCTCAATTGCTACCGGGCGTCCAAAAAGTTGTCGACACAGCTTCTTTACCAGAAGTTCGTGAACTTGCTGAGAAGGCTCTAAAGGTCCTAAAGGGTGACGATAGCACCTCTAGCCACAACAAGGATTCCTTCCAAGGTAGAATTACCGAGGAGGAAGGTAAGCAGTATGTCTCGGACGCCATCAAGAAGGCAAACATTACTGATGAGACCAAATCTTCCTTCATTCAAGACGAAGACGTCGTCGAATACCTTGGTAAGATCCTCACCGTTGACACAAATGTTAATGACTGGAAGAGACTGGAAGAACTGTTTACTGGTGTCTTTGGTGCTGATAACGAAGCCGTCGTCAATACTGAAATTATCGACAGAATGAGAGCTCTATTCCACCAAGAGAAGGTCAAAcacgatgaagatgaaggtATCGAAATTGTAAACACTGACTTCTCTCTTGCTTACGGTTCAAGAATGTTACTGAATAAGACTAATTTGAGATTGATCAAAGGTCACCGTTACGGTTTGTGTGGTAGAAACGGTGCTGGTAAATCTACTTTGATGAGATCTATTGCTAACGGTCAACTAGATGGTTTCCCAGACAAGGATACCTTGAAAACTTGTTTTGTTGAACATAAATTGCAAGGTGAAGAGGGTGACTTGGATTTGGTTTCCTTCATTGCTTTAGATGAACAACTACAGACCACCTCCCGTGATGATATTGCCAATGCCTTGGCCTCTGTCGGTTTTGATGAAACCCGTAGAGCTCAAACAGTTGGATCTCTATCCGGTGGTtggaagatgaaattgGAACTTGCAAGAGCTATGCTGCAAAAGGCCGATATCTTGCTACTGGACGAACCTACTAACCATTTAGATGTTGCCAATGTCAAGTGGCTGGAAGAATACTTGTTAGAGCACACAAACATTACCTCATTAATTGTGTCGCACGACTCTGGTTTCTTAGATGCTGTCTGTACTGATATCATCCACtatgaaaacaagaaactgATTTACTACAAGGGTAACTTGGCCAAGTTCGTTGAACAAAAGCCTGAAGCCAAGGCATATTATACTTTGTCCGATACTAATGCTCAAATGCGTTTCCCACCACCTGGTATCCTAACAGGTGTCAAGTCTAACACTAGAGCTGTTGCTAAGGTGACTGATGTTACCTTCACTTACCCAGGAGCTTCTACACCTTCCTTGAGCCATGTTTCATGTGCTCTATCACTATCTTCAAGAGTCGCTGTCTTAGGTCCAAATGGTGCTGGTAAGTCTACGCTTATCAAACTATTGACTGGTGAATTGGTTCCTCAAGAAGGTAAAGTTGAAAAACATCCAAACTTGCGTATTGGTTACATTGCCCAACACGCCCTACAACATGTTAATGAGCATAAGGAAAAGACAGCAAACCAATATTTGCAATGGCGTTATCAATTTGGTGACGATCGTGAAGTTCTTTTGAAGGAATCGAGAAAGATCTCCGATGAGGAAAAGGAGATGATGACTAAGGAAATTGATGTCGATGATGGTAGAGGTAAGCGTGCAATCGAAGCCATTGTAGGTAGACAAAAGCTAAAGAAGTCCTTCCAATACGAAATCAAATGGAAATGGTGGAAACCAAAGTACAATTCTTGGGTTCCTCGTGATGTATTGATTGAACACGGTTTTGAAAAGCTTGTTCAAAAGTTTGATGATCATGAAGCTTCCAGAGAAGGTCTAGGTTACCGTGAATTGGTTCCATCTGTTATTACCAAACATTTTGAAGATGTTGGTCTAGATGCAGAAATCGCTAATCATACCCCATTAGGATCTCTGTCTGGTGGTCAATTGGTTAAAGTTGTCATCGCTGGTGCCATGTGGAATAACCCTCATTTACTAGTCCTAGATGAACCTACCAATTATTTGGATAGAGACTCTTTAGGTGCACTGGCAATTGCTATCAGAGACTGGAGCGGTGGTGTCGTTATGATTTCCCACAACAATGAATTTGTTGGTGCGCTATGTCCTGAACAATGGATTGTCGAAAATGGTACCATGGTTCAAAAAGGTGTCAAGGATGTTGACCAGTCAAGATTTGAAGATGGTGGTAACGCCAATGCCGTTGGTTTGAAgccatcttcttctgttaCTGATGATGACTCCCCAGCTAATATCAAGGttaaacaaagaaagaagagattAACAAGAAACGAGAAGAAAGCACAAGCTGAACGTCGTCGTTTGCGTTACATCGAGTGGCTATCATCTCCAAAGGGTACTCCAAAGCCAGTCGACActgacgatgaagaagaggattAA
- the TIF5 gene encoding translation initiation factor eIF5 (CAGL0D03718g~Translation initiation factor eIF5) has protein sequence MSINICRDNHDPFYRYKMPPIQAKVEGRGNGIKTAVLNLSDVARALNRPPQYLLKYFGFELGAQTSGNVETERYLVNGVHEPAKLQDVLDGFINKFVLCGSCKNPETEIIITKNDDLVRDCKACGKRTPMELRHKLSSFILKNPPNTLAGSKKNKKSATASANVRGGGVSISDIAQGKSQGGDEDGEGNAGDDDDDALAREINAAASELEQIEVKDDEWAVDMSEEAIRARAKELQVANGAVDTELTKLEEYGEWIINEAGEDKSNLPSDVELYKKAVELDVLSDPKIACVLAQCIFTEDIVNEISEHSAFFTKVFVNADYEKNFLGGIERFLGLEHKELIPTLPKILVQIYNEDVVSEEEIMRFGTKSSKKFVPKDVSKKVRRAAKPFITWLENAESDEESDEE, from the coding sequence ATGTCGATTAATATTTGCAGAGACAATCATGATCCTTTCTACCGTTACAAAATGCCTCCTATCCAGGCCAAGGTTGAAGGTAGAGGTAATGGTATCAAGACTGCTGTTTTGAACCTTTCCGATGTTGCGCGTGCGTTGAACAGACCTCCTCAATACCTGTTGAAATACTTTGGTTTTGAGCTTGGTGCGCAGACTTCTGGTAATGTTGAGACCGAGAGATACCTGGTGAACGGTGTTCACGAGCCAGCTAAGTTGCAAGATGTGCTAGATGGTTTCATCAACAAGTTCGTTCTGTGTGGCAGTTGTAAGAACCCGGAAACCGAGATCATCATCACCAAGAATGACGACTTGGTCAGAGACTGTAAAGCCTGTGGTAAGAGAACTCCAATGGAATTGAGACACAAGCTTTCATCTTTCATCCTAAAGAATCCTCCAAACACCTTAGCAGGTTCtaagaagaataagaagTCCGCCACCGCTTCTGCCAACgtccgtggtggtggtgtttCCATTAGTGATATCGCCCAAGGTAAGTCCCAAggtggtgatgaagatggtgaAGGCAATGCTGGTGACGATGACGACGATGCCTTGGCCAGAGAGATTAACGCTGCGGCTTCCGAACTGGAGCAAATTGAGGTCAAGGATGATGAGTGGGCCGTCGACATGTCTGAAGAGGCCATCAGAGCCCGTGCCAAGGAACTGCAAGTCGCCAACGGTGCTGTTGACACTGAGCTAACGAAGCTTGAAGAGTACGGTGAATGGATCATCAACGAAGCTGGTGAGGACAAGTCTAACCTACCATCCGATGTTGAATTGTATAAGAAGGCTGTTGAGCTAGATGTCCTGAGCGATCCAAAGATTGCCTGCGTCTTGGCTCAATGTATCTTCACCGAGGATATCGTTAATGAAATCTCTGAGCACAGTGCTTTCTTTACCAAGGTATTCGTTAACGCCGATTACGAGAAGAACTTCTTGGGTGGTATCGAGAGATTTTTGGGTCTAGAACATAAGGAATTGATTCCAACACTACCCAAGATTCTAGTGcaaatatataatgaagACGTCGTTTCTGAGGAAGAAATCATGAGATTTGGTACAAAGAGTTCAAAGAAGTTTGTTCCAAAGGATGTTTCCAAGAAGGTCCGTAGAGCTGCTAAGCCATTTATCACCTGGTTAGAAAATGCCGaaagtgatgaagaatctGATGAAGAGTAA